A region from the Lolium perenne isolate Kyuss_39 chromosome 4, Kyuss_2.0, whole genome shotgun sequence genome encodes:
- the LOC127295636 gene encoding peptide chain release factor PrfB2, chloroplastic isoform X2 has protein sequence MASRLLTRSTAAFLLSHLRARTPNPIHHLLPHGASMPSLLGPAHALPAAARSFPLLEPTRWFSSPAPVVEAPRTADGLTVDSIADKGWTILAEAESDWRSHAAAVAQSIKLIKKRLKWKWLLERSKQLAVVLERPDLWEDSVFAGKVSREQGEIMGKIKSVNQFEQQLMEHIDMLRLAREEGDNELETESMRALANMRIDAKEKELNALLSGDHDPYPCFIEVQAGAGGVESMDWAAMIMNMYRSWAQRRGYTVTIIEEMPGELAGIKRATIKVDGEYAFGYAKSEIGVHRLVRISPFDSGKRRHTSFAAVAVIPILGDASSRYQINESDLRIERFRSGGPGGQHANTTESAVRIVHIPTGTTATCQNERSQHMNRASAMAVLQSRLDQLEITRQAQMNAEHTQSLNEISWGNQIRSYVLHPYRMVKDLRTNYEVSDPDSVLEGDIDDFILNFLSLALDKADESV, from the exons ATGGCTTCCCGCCTCCTAACCAGATCAACCGCCGCGTTCCTCCTCTCCCATCTCCGCGCCCGGACCCCGAACCCTATCCACCACCTCCTGCCCCATGGAGCTTCCATGCCCTCCCTTCTCGGACCCGCTCACGCTCTTCCTGCCGCCGCCAGATCATTCCCCCTTCTCGAGCCGACTCGGTGGTTCTCTTCCCCGGCGCCGGTGGTGGAGGCGCCGAGGACTGCTGATGGCCTGACTGTGGACTCGATCGCCGACAAGGGGTGGACCATCCTCGCCGAGGCCGAGAGCGACTGGCGCAgccacgccgccgccgtcgcgcagTCCATCAAGCTTATCAAGAAGCGCCTCAAG TGGAAATGGCTGCTGGAGAGATCGAAGCAATTGGCTGTAGTATTGGAGAGACCGGACCTCTGGGAGGATTCAGTTTTCGCTGGGAAGGTTAGTCGTGAGCAAGGTGAGATCATGGGAAAGATTAAGTCAGTGAACCAATTCGAGCAGCAATTGATGGAGCACATTGACATGTTGAGGCTTGCACGTGAAGAGGGCGATAATGAACTTGAGACG GAATCCATGAGAGCGTTAGCCAATATGAGAATAGATGCAAAGGAGAAAGAACTCAATGCATTGCTTTCTGGAGATCATGACCCTTACCCTTGCTTCATTGAG GTTCAAGCAGGAGCTGGAGGCGTTGAGAGCATGGATTGGGCTGCCATGATTATGAACATGTATAGATCATGGGCTCAACGACGGGGTTATACAGTCACTATAATAGAAGAAATGCCTGGTGAACTAGCTGGAATCAAG AGGGCTACTATCAAAGTTGATGGTGAATATGCGTTTGGATATGCCAAATCCGAAATAGGAGTTCATAGATTAGTGCGGATTTCTCCGTTTGATAGTGGAAAGCGGCGGCACACTTCCTTTGCTGCTGTGGCTGTAATACCTATTCTTGGTGATGCTTCTAGCCGATACCAAATAAACGAATCAGATCTTCGAATAGAACGCTTTCGTTCTGGTGGACCTGGTGGCCAGCATGCCAACACCACAGAAAGTGCTGTTAGAATTGTGCACATCCCAACTGGTACAACTGCAACTTGTCAAAATGAAAG ATCACAACATATGAATAGGGCATCAGCAATGGCAGTGCTCCAATCTAGGTTGGACCAGCTTGAGATTACCCGTCAAGCACAGATGAATGCAGAGCACACACAATCACTCAATGAAATAAGCTGGGGCAACCAAATAAGATCCTATGTGCTCCAT CCATACCGTATGGTCAAAGATCTCCGAACAAACTATGAAGTGTCTGATCCTGATTCAGTCCTGGAAGGCGACATAGATGATTTTATTCTGAACTTTTTGTCATTAGCACTGGATAAAGCTGATGAAAGTGTCTGA
- the LOC127295636 gene encoding peptide chain release factor PrfB2, chloroplastic isoform X1 has protein sequence MASRLLTRSTAAFLLSHLRARTPNPIHHLLPHGASMPSLLGPAHALPAAARSFPLLEPTRWFSSPAPVVEAPRTADGLTVDSIADKGWTILAEAESDWRSHAAAVAQSIKLIKKRLKWKWLLERSKQLAVVLERPDLWEDSVFAGKVSREQGEIMGKIKSVNQFEQQLMEHIDMLRLAREEGDNELETVNIYLHCSFCIITYCIPPNSVTWTFTGTLHGANELLVYLLFNCLVQESMRALANMRIDAKEKELNALLSGDHDPYPCFIEVQAGAGGVESMDWAAMIMNMYRSWAQRRGYTVTIIEEMPGELAGIKRATIKVDGEYAFGYAKSEIGVHRLVRISPFDSGKRRHTSFAAVAVIPILGDASSRYQINESDLRIERFRSGGPGGQHANTTESAVRIVHIPTGTTATCQNERSQHMNRASAMAVLQSRLDQLEITRQAQMNAEHTQSLNEISWGNQIRSYVLHPYRMVKDLRTNYEVSDPDSVLEGDIDDFILNFLSLALDKADESV, from the exons ATGGCTTCCCGCCTCCTAACCAGATCAACCGCCGCGTTCCTCCTCTCCCATCTCCGCGCCCGGACCCCGAACCCTATCCACCACCTCCTGCCCCATGGAGCTTCCATGCCCTCCCTTCTCGGACCCGCTCACGCTCTTCCTGCCGCCGCCAGATCATTCCCCCTTCTCGAGCCGACTCGGTGGTTCTCTTCCCCGGCGCCGGTGGTGGAGGCGCCGAGGACTGCTGATGGCCTGACTGTGGACTCGATCGCCGACAAGGGGTGGACCATCCTCGCCGAGGCCGAGAGCGACTGGCGCAgccacgccgccgccgtcgcgcagTCCATCAAGCTTATCAAGAAGCGCCTCAAG TGGAAATGGCTGCTGGAGAGATCGAAGCAATTGGCTGTAGTATTGGAGAGACCGGACCTCTGGGAGGATTCAGTTTTCGCTGGGAAGGTTAGTCGTGAGCAAGGTGAGATCATGGGAAAGATTAAGTCAGTGAACCAATTCGAGCAGCAATTGATGGAGCACATTGACATGTTGAGGCTTGCACGTGAAGAGGGCGATAATGAACTTGAGACGGTGAATATCTATCTACATTGCTCAttttgcataattacatattgcaTACCTCCAAATTCAGTTACATGGACCTTTACTGGAACACTTCATGGTGCAAATGAGCTGCTTGTTTATCTGCTTTTTAACTGCCTTGTGCAGGAATCCATGAGAGCGTTAGCCAATATGAGAATAGATGCAAAGGAGAAAGAACTCAATGCATTGCTTTCTGGAGATCATGACCCTTACCCTTGCTTCATTGAG GTTCAAGCAGGAGCTGGAGGCGTTGAGAGCATGGATTGGGCTGCCATGATTATGAACATGTATAGATCATGGGCTCAACGACGGGGTTATACAGTCACTATAATAGAAGAAATGCCTGGTGAACTAGCTGGAATCAAG AGGGCTACTATCAAAGTTGATGGTGAATATGCGTTTGGATATGCCAAATCCGAAATAGGAGTTCATAGATTAGTGCGGATTTCTCCGTTTGATAGTGGAAAGCGGCGGCACACTTCCTTTGCTGCTGTGGCTGTAATACCTATTCTTGGTGATGCTTCTAGCCGATACCAAATAAACGAATCAGATCTTCGAATAGAACGCTTTCGTTCTGGTGGACCTGGTGGCCAGCATGCCAACACCACAGAAAGTGCTGTTAGAATTGTGCACATCCCAACTGGTACAACTGCAACTTGTCAAAATGAAAG ATCACAACATATGAATAGGGCATCAGCAATGGCAGTGCTCCAATCTAGGTTGGACCAGCTTGAGATTACCCGTCAAGCACAGATGAATGCAGAGCACACACAATCACTCAATGAAATAAGCTGGGGCAACCAAATAAGATCCTATGTGCTCCAT CCATACCGTATGGTCAAAGATCTCCGAACAAACTATGAAGTGTCTGATCCTGATTCAGTCCTGGAAGGCGACATAGATGATTTTATTCTGAACTTTTTGTCATTAGCACTGGATAAAGCTGATGAAAGTGTCTGA
- the LOC127295637 gene encoding uncharacterized protein, protein MPRVAGKEEEVPGVVGKEEKMQEPIARSQVNDWLERLVDEKGEDLYRLQGVISVNESTGRFVFQGVHSMLEGCPAKPWEPDEKRINKFVFIGRNLDEAALRKAFKGCLL, encoded by the exons ATGCCGCGGGTGGCGGGGAAAGAGGAAGAGGTGCCGGGAGTGGTGGGGAAGGAGGAGAAGATGCAGGAGCCGATTGCCCGTTCTCAG GTTAATGATTGGCTAGAGAGACTGGTTGATGAGAAAGGTGAAGACTTGTACAGATTACAGGGTGTTATATCTGTAAATGAGTCAACTGGACGCTTTGTATTCCAG GGTGTGCACTCCATGCTGGAAGGATGCCCAGCGAAACCATGGGAGCCTGATGAGAAGAGAATCAACAAGTTTGTGTTTATAGGTAGGAATTTGGACGAAGCTGCACTAAGGAAAGCCTTCAAAGGTTGCCTGCTATGA